The DNA window AAATgtgtcctcctgtcctccagCTGCCAGTGAGGGCGGTGCCAACGTCTTCACCGTGTCTTACTTCAAAACCAGTGCCTACCTGGCCCAGTCTCCCCAGCTCTACAAGCAGATGTGCATCTGCGCTGACTTTGACAAGGTGTTCTGTGTGGGACCCGGTAAGGCAACCTCCGGCAGTAAGGCGCCCAACATCCCCCCTCTCCGCACTCGTGTTCCCGCTTGACTTTTCCCCATTGCTTCTGACTGTCCGgatgcaatagaaaatgttggaAATATATACAAGCGTGTGTGTATAAGCGTGTATATTGTATAAGAGGACTTCTCTAAGGCCATTGCCCAGCCCCTAGTCACTCCATATAGAACCCCCTACCCAAATGGGAATTCACTCAGCCAATTGTGTTCACTACGTATGTCACTAGTTACACAGTCAACAAGCCCTGGGTTCAGGAAAAGGAACGTGTGCTCAACTGAAACCAGTCGGGTGACTGCAAAGCCACAGATGATATGATAAAATAAGTTGTGATGGGGCAGCACATCTGAAGCAATAAGAGCaatgtgtctgactgtctctctgagtTGGCTGAAAAGGGCCCCCTCCTGTTTTAAACCCTGCATGTGTTCTGCTGCGTCTCATCATGTCAAAGACTGGGCTCTTCAACTCCCCTCCTGTAGGGCAGATACACTCCTGGTGTTAGTTTTTTGTGCTCCCCTGCTTTTCCAGGTATGAAGTTGTCCCTAAATAGGAGATATGACCAGAAGTGTTTCGTTATCAGTGAAATAGACCATTGCTGATCCTAACTGAAGGTTTTCTCCACCTCAGTGTTCAGAGCAGAAGACTCCAACACCCATCGTCATCTGACCGAGTTTGTGGGTCTGGATATTGAGTTGGCTTTCAACTACCACTACCATGAAGTGATCGAGTCAATCACTGACACCATGGTCCAGATCTTCAAAGGGCTCCGAGACAAGTACGAAGTGATTCATGTCCAACCCATGTTTTCAAGCCAATTTAATGAGTACGATTTCAACATTAGAGGGCCTGTGAGAGGGGATATGTCTGAGCCCAGTCAAGATGCAAATGTGTGCCTCCACCACCATCTTCTGGTTTGAGAAAGTACTACATCTGTACTGAGGTTGCAGGTGGAATCTGAGCGACGTTAATGTTGTGCTTGGGCGTGTTGGCCAGGTTCCAGACAGAGATCCAGACAGTGGGGAAACAGTTCCCCAGCGAGCCCTTCAAGTTCCTGGAGCCCACTCTGAGGCTGGAGTACCAAGAGGGAGTGGCAATGCTCCGGGAGGCCGGGGTGGAGATGGGTGATGAGGAGGACCTCAGGTCAGTGCCGGGTTACATTTTAACCTCCTGAGCTTGGGACAGGAAGGTTCTATCTGCAATTTTTTGGCTGAAGTGTTTAGTTATTGACATAGCCCTGTTCTGTTTCATGTTCTCTACTGCTGTAGAATTCATGTTAAGCTCAGCAGACAAGGTAAAATGTCAGACACcaaatatagtaaaaaaaaaaaaatgaaagccaATTATATCTGATTCTTTTTGCGTGTAGAACCTTGTATTCCCAAACACTAAACAGTTTACTTGGTTTTCATTTTCTACTGTATTGATGTTTTCCACAGCACACCCAATGAGAAGCTGCTAGGGCGTCTGGTGAAAGAAAAGGTATGCTTTTGTTCTGTTTCCTTGGGGTGACATCAAATGTAGTGATCTGTGTGTAGGCGTATCATTTCTAACTGTTAATTCACCCGTCTCCCTTCCTGACAGTATGACACTGACTTCTATGTGCTGGACAAGTACCCACTGGCAGTGAGGCCATTCTACACCATGCCTGACCCCACTGACAATGTAAGTCACCAGGACACACAAGGCTTCACCCTACAGTGTTACACCAGTGCCTTGACAGATGTTTCCTCCCCAGAAATACTCCAACTCCTACGACATGTTCATGCGAGGAGAGGAGATTCTCTCCGGAGCTCAGAGGATCCACGACGCCCAGCTGCTCACTGAGAGGGCCATTCACCACAACATTGGTAATTAGGCTAATGCGCTACACTAGATCTGACAAACACATTGTGGCTGGACTGAAGCGTGACAACCCGTTATCAAATATTACCCACAATGCCGTGTGTGTTCCTGCAGATCTGGAGAAAATCAAGGCCTACATCGATTCCTTCCGTTTCGGGGCCCCTCCACACGGGGGTGGTGGTATTGGTAAGATGTAGAATAAGATGACTTAAGCTTGGATGTTATGGTCTAAATATGGGAGCACTGTAAATGTGTTGGGGATGGTAATGCAATGTTTTATATGAAAGACATTGTAACGGTCACATTCATTTAACTATAAAGATCTACAGAATTAAATGTTCATTGAGTGGAGTATATTTACAGTTAGTATACAAATACTAACTGTAAATATACTCCgcacaaaaaatatactttttgtaaaaaaaaatctatggtGCTCTGAGTATAGTCAAACTCTGCATGAACAGCATAACAATATTCTAAATATAACCTACTTACTGTGAATATCCTCCACAAGAAAAACCTTGTCCCAGTGAAAAACTCACTACGCTTATTTTAAATATACTAATCCAAGACATTGACCACGTGCCTtgaatatacaaacccgattccaaaaaagttgggacactgtacaattgtgaataaaaacagaatgcaatcatgtggaagtttcaaatttcaatattttattcagaatacaacatagatgacatatcacatgtttaaactgagaaaatttatCACTAAGGGAAacataagttgattttaaatttcatggcatcaacacatctcaaaaaagttgggacaaggcgatgtttaccactgtgtggcatcccctcttctttttataacagactgtaaACGTCTGGGGTCTAAGGAGACAAggtgctcaagtttatgaataggaatgttgtcccattcttgtctaatacaggcttctagttgctcaactgtcttaggtcttctttgttgcaccttcctctttatgatgcaccaaatgttttctatgggtgaaagatctggactgcaggctggccatttcagtacccggatccttcttctatgcagccatgacattgtaattgatgcagtatgtggtctggcattgtcattttggaaaatgcaaggtcttccctgaaagagacaatgtctggatgggagcatatgttgttctagaacttggatataactgtcagcattgattgtgcctttccagatgtgtaggctgcccatgccacatgcactcatgcaaccccataccatcagatgcaggcttctgaactgagcgctgataacaacttgggttgtccttgtcctctttagtccggatgacatggcgtcccagttttccaaaatgaacttcaaattttgattcgtctgaccacagaacacttttccactttgccacagtccattttaaattatccttggcccagagaaaacgcctgcgcttctggatcctgtttaaacacggcttcttttttgaccgatagagttttagccggcaacggcgaatggcacggtgaattgtgttcaccgacaatgttttctggaagtattcctgagcccatgttatTTCCAtcacagtatcattcctgtatgtgataaagtgctgtctgagggcccgaagatcacgggcatccagtatggttttccggccttgacccttgcAGAGATTGtaccagattctctgaatctttggatgatattatgcactgtagatgatgatgatgacttcaaactctttgcaatatttctctgagaaactcctttctgatattgctccactatttttcgccgcagcattgggggaattggtgatcctctgcccatcttgacttctgagagacactgccactatgagaggctctttttatacaccatcatgttgccaattgcaaattggtcctccagctgttccttatctgtacatttaacttttttggcctcttattgctacctgtcccaacttttttggaatgtgtagctctcatgaaatccataatgagccaatatttggcatgaaattacaaaatgtctcactttcaacattcgatatgttatctatattctattgtgaattaaatataagtttatgagatttgtaaattattccattccttttttactcacaatttgtacagtgtcccaacttttttagaatcGGGTGTGTACTTATGGTGAATGTACAGTAATACATCCTCTGTGAATGTACTGCAATGCTCACGAGTTGTCTTCCTCAGGACTGGAGAGAGTCTGCATGCTCTACCTTGGTCTCCACAACGTCCGTCAGACCTCCATGTTTCCCCGCGACCCGAAACGCCTGACACCCTGAACACCTATTGAGTACCACTGTACAAGGATGCCAGACATGGGAAACTAATCTCCAATATACCTACACAGATTTGAGAACTTAGTGCCACGACACTGAAGTGCCACTGTGATTAACAAAACAATAGAGAATCAAGCCAGGGTACCACTGTCTATCGTATTCAGTTATAAAGAATCACACAAGAAGGAAAAGATTCATAATAGAAGGGAGCAATATTTACTTTACAGAATATGATTTGGGTATGCATTCACTTGAGCTTAGCTTGGGTGCCTGTCAGTTTCAACTGTGCTGCCAGGTTGGTACTGGCCTGTTTGGCTTCAGTGACAATGTAGGCAAAAGTACAAACCAGCAAATGTACCAGGCTACCCTAGGCTCAGTGATAGAATaatctgttttacattttctatggAGTTGATCAACTTTGATAAGTCTTTGTCACACTACAGAGATTTTACTAATAAATACGTCTGGTCTGGTGACTTAAGTTTTAATTGTTGCATATTTTTATGAGTAATTGGATGACAAAAATAAAGTACTTCAAAAGCACATTTAACTTTGTTGCCTTTTCAAAAGAACAGACAATCCTTCGTTTGGGGTTGCATTCACTTGTATTGGGTTACTAGAGCCCCTTGGATATCTTTTGGCTCGACTGCTCAGATGAGACACTAACTCAATCCTTGGAAACAATGGCAGAAACAACCCCTATCATATTCTGCAAATTCTTCGCAATGGACAATGTGTGTAGGAGCGTGCTTTGTTCAACTGATTTATGTGGGATTTTGTTATTACTATAAACCTTGTCACTCAAGAGAAATCATTCATTTAGAAGTCTTAATTGTCATTTCGGAGGAATGATCTCATGTCTGAAACATTTTTGGGATTACGGTGGCATCTAGTCATTTCAGCAGACACTCATCCAGAATGACTTAAAGGACCAATAAAAGTTAATGCCTTGCTCAAAGGCACAGTGtcctatttttttcccccctacCAGTTATTAGCCCAGCACGCCATCAAGCTATCTGCTGCCCCATTACAATATGACATTTTTTCCACAAAAACTGCCATGTGACATCGCACCTGAAAGAATCAGTAGGGAAATCAACTAGAGGCAAGGTTTTGTGAAAGTCTGAACACTGAAAAGCTGTATAAGagacattcatttttctttactttccaccTCTGTCATTTTGATTTTGAGAGTTCAGTGATTGGGTTGTAATTAAGTCCTGATGGAATAATTGCTTTTTTACAAACTGAAGGGCAATAGCAACTTTCAGAGATGTGTCCTGATTAAGGCAAGGGTCTGACAATCAGAATCTACTATAACTCGGGAAACATTCAAGGGATCACttacacatttccttttaatGAGTGAGGTTAGAATAGactgcacattttaaatatagctCCAATGGATGCATACAAGGACAGAGTTTATTGAGCCGCTTTGACATAATGGATTGAAAATTAACAGTTAATGTTCTACATTCTTATGGTTTAGGAAAAAGTGTAACTTAAGGACACACAAGTATCGTTTTAATCTGTAAGTCAAATCAAATGTCATTCAGACAAGCATGTATGCATTTTGCACTAATACGTTTTCAAATCACATATTGTAAATATGTAGCAATCGTAATACTAAAAGTGTGCCACACTCACAATGTTACCATGTTAATGGTATGAAAAGTAAGatttcattaaatatatattgttaattTAACATATACATCAGAAATAGTTTGAGTGAATACATACAATGTTATTATGAACCACATTTGGTTATAAGTGATCCTCCTACTTTTAGTCTGAGGAAACTCCAACTAGTTGTAAGAGGAAAATGAAGATCTGGACAATGTCAACATACAGTGAGAGCGCACCAAAAACATACTCCTCTGGGCTGAGGGAAAGCTCACGGTTTCCAATGAGAAGCTGGGTGTTGTAGGCTAAAAActaccaaacaaaatgttttaatttcataCTGATTGATTCAAGagaatgaacaaaataatttctccaattCCGTCTGAAATACTGAGGCTTTAAAAAAACTCACCAGAGTGTAAACAACAGCTCCAATTGCCGCATAGAGCATGTGAAGCCATGGGACCTGAGAGGTGAACAAAACACAGGTTTTTCTGTATTCAACATCCATATTCCCATAGGTACAAATGGAGATACTACCCACAATTGaagtatatgtaaaaaaaaaacagaattggTAAGTCAGCTTTTTCACCATCTCTTGACCACTGATGAACTTACGTATTTGAAAGACAGTACGATGGCTGTGATGATCCCAGTAACCATGACTACAATGGCAAGAACACAGAAAAGTCCCCCACAAGATGTAAAATCCACCTGTTTTAAGCATAGACATGTTACTTCATTGATCATACAACATTCAAAAAGTTGAActacttaaaatgtttaataaaatggCTCATGAAGGAAATGCTGTAAATTGATATGAACAGTCTACAAAAatgaacacagtaaaaaaaaatagttaaaTCACAAATAATTCAGTTTCTTCATAAGTTTCATAAGAAGGAATTGCACAAGATCTTACCCAAAATGTCATGAATATTTAAAAGACAGTTACCCATTGTAATCCTAGACAAAGCAGTCATTTGACACTGAAAACAAAGACGCTCTCACAAGCTACAGGCTGTAGGTTCTAAAAAGGCAGGACTTGACACATGTACCTTAGTTTGAAAGCAGAAGATGGTGACAACTATGCACACTGTTGCTGTTATTCCAATGGTGATAAACACTGCTTTTGTGTCATAGTAACTGTAAGAAATGCAAAGCAGACGGAGTGACAGAAATATTGCCCTGCACTATTTCTAgcagacattttgcatttaaataatAAGAATAGGTTGAAATGCAATAACAAACCTTGATATTGTTCCTGTCATATAGGACATGGCCAGGGTCTAGAAAAGGAAATGTAAATtgataaacaaaacataatCTATCCTACTGTCTATTATAACAAAAACCAATATACTAGATGCATGCAATGTGTTCAAACATGATATAAATGTATTCTGTCAGCCATATTTGGGAAACATGTAATTTTATACTATATTCTAACTTATATATATCCACCACAAATTAAAGTCATTATTTTGTCCAAGCAAAACTTACAAAAAGGGCCAACAGCACAAAGTTCCAAGGAAAGCGTCTCCTAAACAATGataaaatcacaaaataaatataactttGTACTGCTGCAACTGATGTTTACCTGTACATTTTTggatttctatatatatatacagaatgAAGAGGGGATGGACAATCATACCTTGGCCCTTTGCAGCAGACAAGAATGCAATAAGTGACAAAATATACAACGCTAAAAGGGAAAAAATGAAATGGTCAAAAGATGTGAACTTTAGAAAGTTACACCATTATAATGATTGAATATCCATAGTTTTATGGATGAAATGTGAAGTACCGATGATGTTACTCACAATGATGTCCAATACAGTGCTGGATTTCTAATGACAAACACGCGCACTTCATCCCTGCAAgatgtattttcaaatacagcaaatacatttctatgaCATGATAAGACAGGGATAATACAATGAAGCATGGTTGATACTTACACAAACGTAAACACAGCCACAACTGACACAGTAACAATGAGCTGAGCAGCCAAAACTAAGTACACCTGTCCAACACAAAAATGGGAAATCTGTTATGATCACAGCAAGTACACGCATGTGAACACTCGTCTAATTAAACAATGTACATGTTCGCATACTTTTCTGATGAATGCATGTCGAATAGATGTGCTTTCCCATACGTGACCAGATTGAAATCCATCGTCTTCAACTGCAATAGAAATACAAAACGTTGGACGTGGTAATGTAAAGTATACCTACTTTGACGAACTTCACTTTATAACAGTATCTATTTCCTGTAGtctattacaaacaattaacagTATTGCAATAACCTGGGTTGGAGGTGGGCATTCCCAGGGGAATGGAGTAGGGCATCCCAGCTGGTGGGTAGCCTTGAGGGTACCCTGCCTGACCTGGGTAATGAGCAGAGGACTGAGCAGGGTACGGTCCATAGGCTGGCGGTTGTGGTGAACTACCCCAGGCAGGTAAACCatacgggggagccggcgggtaGTTGCCATGTCGGGGGCTATGTAGGGCATCTTCGTAGGCTGGAGGTAAATCCgattttgacattttaatttgcCAAAGGGGCACCTATGAAAAGGAAAACATCATGATAATGATATTACATAATTAGCAGATGGGGTATATTGGGTTTTACAAAGTAACTTCTAAGCTGAGGCCAGGCTATTAAATGAAATGCCTGTTAGCACCTTGATCTGCACCTTACAGTCAgtttgcacgcacacacaagttCAGCTCATTTTCCTACACACTACTGATAGGAAGTTCTAGTCTGTAGACTGACGTGGATATTTTGGAGTCATTCCGTAAAACAATGGCTCTTTCGTGTCATTTCGTCTTAGTAGGGGTGCCAGACGCGCGTTTCTGAGTCCAATAGGCACACGTAGTCCGACCCTTCAATAGGCCTATCCCCCCAAACACCGCTCATCATCAAACAAGTGATCCTATAGTACAGATCCGTTGCCAGCCGTTCGAATGAACGATAAAGTTAAAAGATTCAATAAAAAAGACTCGTTATTCTAGagtcagtaaaaaataaaccaaTCGTTCACATACTGCACATCAATATTACTCACCTTGCGtgcaccatcacacacacactatccatCGACAGACAGTTCGAAACTTGAAAACCTATCCTCACTTTCTGGCAAAGTAGTTTTTACTTACGTTATTTGACTCTCCAAACAAAAGGTCACTAAGCCATCTCTAAAGTCATGTTTAATATCGCATATTGAACTGCATACAGCCTTCGCATTTCCGACATTTTTTTTACGGTCATTTTGAATTAATTATAGTTCTTGGGGtaaattgtaaaaaaagaatatctTACAAACCTAAAAATGCGTATAGCATCTATAAATGCGTTAAAACATAAACGTTTTACAAAAACCCCGAGCAATTAAAAAAGTCACAGTTAATGTCATAAAGTAGCCTAGTTACGACTAAAACTATGCACTTAAAAATATAGGCGGATACTTACTGAATGGACTCTAATGAGATATCGATCTGCGCTGTAAAACCACTAACACTTCAACGGCTGAATCATTTAGCCTGGCAACGTCTATTAACCGGACACAAGTTGTAATGAGATCCTTACCCAACAACCCCGCTGATGCCCTTTCCCTTTGGAAGTAAAACGTGCTGTTATTTTTTGATTGTTCCGAATGAACCATTATTACGATTttataaaatgacattaaaatattgtttattaacCTTTTTAGAGTTTCTTATTTTTGTCATATTTGTATGACACATTATCAGAATACAAATTGCAATAACGAAGTATACACTCTCAGACCTTTAGCTAATTAATTTGCCCTGAAAACACTAAGTTGCTAACAGTGTTTTATAGTTCTATACACATTTGTGACATTTCATACCTGTAGCCATCACTAGACGTCGCTATTTGGAAACAGAACGCCGAACACACTGGCCCAATCTGATTTCTAACCTAGATCAACGGGTCCGTGGAACTATTACAGAAAGTCGTGCTAAATCAAGACGGGCGATAACGTGTAGCCTAGATgtgaacatttacaaaatgtgacAGTTAAGCCATGTAATGGATATTTTCGTATGtgtacaataacataataaaacaaatcaatgtCTGTGGGGAAGTATATCACAGTAAACAATGATTATGTGTTCAGTTGGTTTGACATCATCATTTTGGACCTGACTGTGCAATGACTGAAGGCATAATGGAAACTGAAATGACATATACTTATGAATGTCTACCAGTGCTGCCAGAAAATTGTATGTTCAATTCTAAGAGCCATCTCCAGcttgttttggaaaatacagATAAATTATCCTAACTTGTCAGTAATGTTTCCCAATTTGTCACTACCTCTTGAAACATTTCTATCTAAGCACAACTTCTTTTTGGAGAAGAATCAGTtattttttggttgtttgttatttatttcttatttcttttgtaTAATGCATTCAAGGTCTTCAGCTATTTCAAACGGTATCGTGTTTG is part of the Esox lucius isolate fEsoLuc1 chromosome 16, fEsoLuc1.pri, whole genome shotgun sequence genome and encodes:
- the dars1 gene encoding aspartate--tRNA ligase, cytoplasmic, translated to MTKDGVQGAAEETDQAQSKKGLKKQQKEAEKAAKKAEKQAKLAADQQTTDEDDFAKDRYGVSPMVQSSQRLDRVLVRVQELTLEKSDQLIWVRARIHTSRAKGKQCFLVLRQQQFNVQALVAVGERASKQMVKFAANINKESIVDVEAVVRKVEQKIESCSQQDVELHVERIFVISQAEPRLPLQLEDCVRPEGEGDEDGRATVNQDTRLDNRVIDLRTTTSQAIFRLQSGVCQLFRDTLMNKGFVEIQTPKIISAASEGGANVFTVSYFKTSAYLAQSPQLYKQMCICADFDKVFCVGPVFRAEDSNTHRHLTEFVGLDIELAFNYHYHEVIESITDTMVQIFKGLRDKFQTEIQTVGKQFPSEPFKFLEPTLRLEYQEGVAMLREAGVEMGDEEDLSTPNEKLLGRLVKEKYDTDFYVLDKYPLAVRPFYTMPDPTDNKYSNSYDMFMRGEEILSGAQRIHDAQLLTERAIHHNIDLEKIKAYIDSFRFGAPPHGGGGIGLERVCMLYLGLHNVRQTSMFPRDPKRLTP
- the LOC105022412 gene encoding protein lifeguard 3; amino-acid sequence: MSKSDLPPAYEDALHSPRHGNYPPAPPYGLPAWGSSPQPPAYGPYPAQSSAHYPGQAGYPQGYPPAGMPYSIPLGMPTSNPVEDDGFQSGHVWESTSIRHAFIRKVYLVLAAQLIVTVSVVAVFTFVDEVRVFVIRNPALYWTSFVVYFVTYCILVCCKGPRRRFPWNFVLLALFTLAMSYMTGTISSYYDTKAVFITIGITATVCIVVTIFCFQTKVDFTSCGGLFCVLAIVVMVTGIITAIVLSFKYVPWLHMLYAAIGAVVYTLFLAYNTQLLIGNRELSLSPEEYVFGALSLYVDIVQIFIFLLQLVGVSSD